Proteins encoded within one genomic window of Pseudalkalibacillus sp. SCS-8:
- a CDS encoding DUF2536 family protein, which translates to MELHLDYIEDKVEFYEATEMGKLEAIVQEKIEQNKALLLRVHHVSHQVSIDPSSGKRLYSAVVHFRYKG; encoded by the coding sequence ATGGAACTGCATCTTGATTACATTGAAGATAAGGTCGAATTTTACGAAGCGACAGAAATGGGAAAATTGGAAGCAATCGTGCAGGAGAAAATCGAACAGAATAAAGCATTATTACTGCGTGTTCATCATGTTTCTCATCAAGTCAGCATTGATCCGTCCAGCGGAAAGCGACTATATTCAGCAGTCGTACATTTTCGTTACAAAGGATGA
- a CDS encoding DUF4097 family beta strand repeat-containing protein yields MKTIAVLLLILIGGYLILTESSFSTFSLTSEDEKVQSDSMDGMRKVEVDVAGAETTIITEKRDDILAELDGKGTLELDQKGKTVRIKVRQGWFNWFNFERSELTIFLPENFNQEMELDIGSGSLELKGPSADEPLSLTELTVHIGSGDVSLENIHATEFIHNGSSGDVDIKHLTTESGTFDLSSGGVHIDHYQGPLKADLSSGELNVQMDQLVGDIEVDVSSGSANIDLPEDSDFTLSGTVSSGDIHCKFPLKNQSTESRKIQGSYGSGEHSIDLSVSSGSVNIY; encoded by the coding sequence ATGAAAACGATCGCTGTTCTATTACTCATTTTGATTGGGGGGTACCTTATTTTGACGGAGTCCAGTTTCTCCACTTTTTCCTTAACGTCTGAAGACGAAAAAGTCCAATCGGATTCTATGGACGGAATGAGAAAGGTTGAGGTGGATGTGGCTGGCGCAGAGACGACGATCATCACTGAAAAGCGTGACGATATATTGGCAGAGTTGGATGGAAAAGGGACACTTGAGCTTGATCAAAAGGGCAAAACGGTCCGGATCAAAGTGAGGCAAGGCTGGTTCAATTGGTTTAATTTCGAAAGATCCGAATTGACGATATTCCTTCCCGAAAACTTCAATCAAGAGATGGAATTGGATATTGGCTCTGGAAGCCTGGAATTGAAAGGTCCCTCAGCTGATGAACCATTGAGTCTTACAGAGTTGACTGTCCATATCGGCTCAGGGGATGTTTCTTTAGAAAACATTCATGCTACTGAATTCATCCATAACGGATCCTCAGGAGATGTGGACATTAAACATCTGACGACAGAATCAGGTACCTTTGATCTCAGTTCAGGCGGGGTACACATCGACCATTATCAAGGACCATTGAAAGCAGATTTGTCCTCTGGCGAACTGAATGTCCAAATGGATCAATTAGTCGGTGATATCGAAGTGGACGTAAGCTCTGGATCCGCTAACATCGATTTACCGGAGGATTCAGATTTCACGTTATCTGGAACGGTGAGCAGCGGAGATATCCACTGTAAATTTCCTCTGAAGAACCAATCGACAGAAAGCAGGAAGATTCAAGGCAGTTACGGATCTGGGGAGCACTCGATCGATCTATCCGTATCAAGCGGCAGTGTAAATATATATTAG
- a CDS encoding DUF1510 family protein produces the protein MNNYSRYERTQKSKKQNIILNVLIGVVFVGILAVGATFLFGDDEPASKEQANQQNESASTEETNDTNNEETNETTNEEGNESSTDEQDKKASEEEDSESVEMKEEDSEEDASAEEDNSGYKTHKDESAGEDGEWEPIGTKQEGEHQNSFEMDSLDWKEKEKALQYATGLSPDEIVYWWIGNGGSPNTAKGIVSKASNKDNPYVVMLEWVDGEGWKPVSVEREPGAADGH, from the coding sequence ATGAATAATTACTCAAGATACGAACGTACTCAAAAGTCAAAAAAACAAAACATCATACTCAATGTTCTCATCGGTGTCGTTTTTGTAGGGATTTTAGCTGTCGGCGCAACATTTTTATTTGGGGATGATGAACCGGCTTCTAAGGAGCAAGCCAACCAACAGAATGAATCTGCTTCTACAGAAGAGACGAATGATACAAATAATGAAGAAACAAATGAAACGACGAACGAAGAAGGAAACGAATCGTCTACGGACGAACAAGATAAAAAGGCTTCAGAGGAAGAAGATTCAGAAAGTGTTGAAATGAAAGAAGAGGATTCAGAGGAAGACGCCTCAGCTGAAGAAGACAACAGCGGATATAAAACGCACAAGGATGAATCAGCTGGAGAAGATGGTGAATGGGAGCCAATCGGAACGAAGCAGGAGGGTGAGCATCAAAATAGCTTTGAAATGGACTCACTCGATTGGAAGGAAAAGGAGAAAGCACTCCAATATGCAACAGGGTTGTCACCTGATGAAATTGTATACTGGTGGATCGGAAATGGCGGATCACCAAATACAGCCAAAGGGATCGTAAGTAAGGCCTCCAATAAGGACAATCCTTATGTCGTCATGCTTGAATGGGTCGATGGTGAAGGGTGGAAACCGGTATCTGTCGAACGTGAACCAGGAGCTGCTGATGGTCATTAA
- a CDS encoding KTSC domain-containing protein, whose amino-acid sequence MQFTTFHSEDWNLKTFHTIGYQKETETLHVCLHGGSTLEVLGVTEHKLFEFILAPYKEQYLQEQLLPNHEVKIVQPNS is encoded by the coding sequence ATGCAATTCACGACATTTCATTCTGAAGATTGGAATTTGAAAACGTTTCATACGATCGGTTATCAAAAAGAAACGGAAACGCTGCATGTTTGTCTCCATGGCGGTTCGACCCTTGAGGTTCTTGGTGTAACAGAACATAAGCTCTTCGAATTCATCCTGGCACCTTATAAAGAACAATACCTTCAAGAACAACTGCTCCCAAACCACGAAGTTAAAATCGTCCAACCTAATTCATAG